A part of Desulfuromonadaceae bacterium genomic DNA contains:
- the trxA gene encoding thioredoxin: MANDKVVQLTDDSFEADVLKSTVPVLVDFWATWCAPCKAIGPMIDGLAEDYEGKVKIGKLNVDENPATPGQFGVRGIPTLILFKDGKVIDQVVGAVPKSQLETLLQKVL; this comes from the coding sequence ATGGCAAACGACAAAGTCGTGCAATTAACTGACGATTCTTTTGAAGCGGATGTGCTTAAGTCTACCGTGCCGGTATTGGTTGATTTCTGGGCCACGTGGTGCGCCCCCTGCAAAGCTATCGGCCCGATGATCGACGGTCTTGCGGAAGACTATGAAGGCAAGGTCAAGATTGGCAAATTGAATGTTGATGAAAATCCTGCCACTCCGGGGCAGTTCGGGGTGCGCGGCATTCCAACCCTGATTCTGTTCAAGGACGGCAAGGTGATTGATCAGGTTGTCGGAGCCGTTCCGAAGAGCCAGCTTGAAACTCTGTTGCAGAAGGTGCTGTAG
- a CDS encoding MFS transporter yields the protein MCFTSNTPDALSGVFDVATSTPLHNTPCRYFLLATSLSFRHHCLIMQTWKPAQQSIPISTLLRVFLPFALGYFVSYLFRTINAVIAPELTHELGIAPADLGLLTATYLLTFAAFQLPLGVLLDRFGPRRVEAALLLFAALGAFVFARAESLGGLVIGRALIGLGVSACLMAAFKAFTLWFPPQRLPFVNGVQMISGGAGALVATVPVASALAYTDWRGVFLTISVLTLIVAFIVWLVVPEKNFPGSGETLREQLTGIGEVFTDRTFWRIAPWAVTGQAAYLSIYGLWSGPWLRDVASYDAMTIANTLMGVALAMICGYFVFGTLATRLGRQGIASMNVAAAGMGLFAIIQFFLVLRITSLTSLLWWGFGFFGASCILPYAALSQTFPRHLSGRANTGLNLLVFSAAFVAQWVTGIIINQWPVIAGNYSPHGYSAGFGVILGLQLLAALWYFLAGRRSKP from the coding sequence TTGTGCTTCACGTCGAACACCCCCGATGCATTGTCGGGGGTGTTCGACGTTGCGACGAGCACACCTCTGCACAACACCCCTTGCCGCTATTTTTTACTGGCCACCAGCCTCTCCTTCCGCCATCATTGCCTGATCATGCAAACCTGGAAACCAGCACAACAATCGATCCCGATCAGCACTTTGCTCAGAGTCTTTCTCCCCTTTGCGCTGGGCTATTTCGTCTCCTACCTGTTTCGCACCATCAATGCGGTCATTGCCCCTGAGCTAACGCATGAACTCGGCATCGCCCCGGCCGATCTCGGCTTGCTGACCGCGACCTATCTCCTCACTTTTGCTGCGTTTCAGCTGCCCCTCGGTGTCCTGCTTGATCGCTTCGGACCGCGCCGGGTTGAAGCAGCGCTGTTGCTCTTTGCCGCGCTCGGAGCATTTGTTTTCGCGCGAGCCGAAAGTCTGGGTGGTTTGGTGATCGGGCGCGCCTTGATCGGTCTGGGGGTTTCGGCTTGCCTGATGGCGGCATTTAAAGCGTTTACCCTTTGGTTTCCACCGCAACGCCTGCCATTCGTCAACGGCGTACAGATGATTTCCGGCGGGGCGGGGGCACTGGTCGCCACCGTCCCGGTCGCGAGTGCGCTGGCGTATACCGATTGGCGCGGCGTCTTCCTGACGATCAGTGTTTTAACCCTGATCGTCGCATTCATCGTTTGGCTGGTTGTGCCGGAAAAAAATTTTCCCGGTAGCGGGGAAACCTTGCGTGAACAGCTAACCGGGATCGGCGAGGTCTTTACTGATCGGACCTTCTGGCGTATTGCCCCCTGGGCAGTGACCGGACAAGCCGCCTACCTGTCGATCTACGGTCTCTGGTCGGGTCCATGGCTGCGGGATGTGGCCAGCTACGATGCGATGACAATCGCCAACACGTTGATGGGCGTGGCGCTGGCCATGATCTGCGGCTACTTTGTTTTCGGAACCCTGGCGACCAGACTGGGCCGCCAGGGCATTGCGTCAATGAATGTTGCTGCGGCAGGGATGGGCTTGTTCGCCATTATCCAGTTTTTTCTTGTTCTGCGCATCACGTCTTTGACGTCGCTCCTCTGGTGGGGGTTCGGATTCTTCGGGGCCTCCTGCATCCTCCCTTATGCAGCTCTTTCCCAGACCTTTCCGAGGCACCTCAGCGGACGGGCCAATACCGGGCTTAACCTGCTTGTTTTCAGTGCTGCATTTGTGGCGCAATGGGTGACCGGCATCATTATCAACCAGTGGCCAGTGATCGCCGGGAACTACTCTCCACACGGCTACAGTGCCGGGTTCGGGGTCATTCTGGGACTGCAACTCCTTGCCGCGTTGTGGTATTTTTTGGCTGGCCGACGCAGCAAACCATAA
- the ccsB gene encoding c-type cytochrome biogenesis protein CcsB, with the protein MTSVQLFNLTTIGYFVAMILFIAYLVTRSRVIALTATIVAWAGFAANTAAITLRWFEGRAMGYSQAPLSNLYESIVFFSWSILFIYLLMDLKYRQRAIGAFVMPFAFLGMTWAQLGLNDAIEPLVPALQSNWLTYHVITCFLGYAAFAVACGASIMYLLIVNKNQESGFFSIFPSSKVLDDINYKSIMIGFPLLTLGIVTGAAWANYAWGTYWSWDPKETWSLIVWFIYAAFLHARFTRGWAGKRAAWLSIFGFAATIFCYLGVNLVLSGLHSYGS; encoded by the coding sequence ATGACCAGTGTGCAACTCTTTAACCTCACCACAATCGGCTACTTCGTGGCGATGATCCTTTTTATCGCTTATCTGGTTACCCGCAGCCGCGTCATTGCGCTGACCGCGACAATCGTTGCGTGGGCCGGCTTTGCTGCCAATACTGCAGCGATTACCCTGCGCTGGTTCGAAGGGCGCGCCATGGGTTACAGCCAGGCTCCCCTGTCGAACCTGTATGAATCGATCGTGTTCTTCTCCTGGTCAATTCTGTTCATCTATCTGCTGATGGACCTGAAATATCGTCAGCGGGCCATCGGTGCTTTCGTTATGCCTTTTGCGTTTCTCGGCATGACCTGGGCGCAGCTGGGACTTAACGATGCGATTGAACCACTGGTTCCGGCACTGCAGAGCAACTGGCTGACCTATCACGTCATTACCTGCTTCCTCGGCTACGCAGCTTTCGCCGTGGCCTGCGGCGCGTCGATCATGTATTTGCTTATCGTCAACAAAAACCAGGAGAGTGGATTTTTCAGTATTTTCCCCTCCAGCAAGGTGCTTGACGACATCAACTACAAGTCGATCATGATCGGTTTCCCGCTGCTGACCCTCGGCATCGTTACCGGGGCAGCGTGGGCGAACTATGCCTGGGGAACCTACTGGAGCTGGGACCCCAAGGAAACCTGGAGTCTGATCGTCTGGTTTATTTACGCGGCATTCCTGCATGCGCGTTTTACCCGCGGCTGGGCGGGAAAACGGGCTGCGTGGTTATCGATCTTCGGTTTTGCGGCAACGATCTTCTGCTACCTCGGCGTTAACCTGGTGCTTTCCGGACTGCATTCTTACGGGAGCTGA
- a CDS encoding cytochrome c biogenesis protein ResB gives MANQKETTFAKKVADFFCSLKLTIFCLISLAVTSIIGTVIQQNKPRGEYIRVYGENLTNVFEKLQIIDMYHAWWFLGLLFLFCMNLISCSIKRLPQIITSVNNPPLTPDESYFKSLTGAATFDSKLSPDQARERLSNLLGERFAKAKTTEADGTIHLFAQKMPWARFSVYVTHFSILLIFIGAIIGNIWGFKAYVNIVEGTSVDQVWKQGEKNPLKLGFEVRCDDFSVTFYEGGQRPKEFASVLDVIDNGQEVISNRKIVVNDPLSYKGITFYQSSYGSAGAATFKMRVTPKGGSGQIVTGQEGDHIPLPNGGSFAVNGYAAEYQGFGPAVQMHVNTPDGKHGNPFVVFQRHPEFDARRGGDYAFALLEYNELQYTGLQVKKDPGVWVVWTGCFLMIFGSMAAFMLAHRRIWIAIVARGNGCTVRFGGTTHRNRAAFDLYLDELTTAINSTLNAPVGEK, from the coding sequence TTGGCAAATCAAAAAGAAACCACATTTGCAAAAAAAGTTGCCGATTTTTTCTGTTCACTCAAGCTCACCATCTTCTGCCTTATTTCACTGGCAGTGACTTCGATCATCGGCACGGTGATTCAACAGAACAAACCTCGCGGGGAGTATATTCGGGTTTATGGTGAAAATCTGACAAATGTTTTTGAGAAGTTACAGATTATTGACATGTATCACGCCTGGTGGTTCCTTGGCCTGTTGTTCCTCTTCTGCATGAACCTGATCTCCTGTTCGATCAAACGTCTCCCGCAGATCATCACGTCAGTCAACAATCCGCCGCTTACCCCCGACGAAAGTTATTTTAAAAGCCTCACCGGGGCGGCAACGTTTGACAGCAAACTGAGTCCTGATCAGGCACGTGAACGGTTGAGCAACCTGCTGGGCGAGCGCTTTGCCAAGGCGAAAACAACCGAAGCGGACGGAACGATTCACCTGTTTGCGCAGAAGATGCCCTGGGCGCGGTTCAGTGTCTATGTCACCCACTTTTCGATCCTGCTGATCTTTATCGGGGCGATTATCGGTAATATCTGGGGATTCAAGGCTTACGTCAATATCGTCGAGGGCACTTCCGTTGACCAGGTCTGGAAACAAGGCGAAAAAAATCCGCTCAAACTCGGCTTCGAGGTACGCTGCGATGATTTCTCGGTGACTTTTTACGAGGGAGGACAACGCCCCAAGGAGTTTGCCAGCGTACTGGACGTTATCGACAACGGCCAGGAGGTGATCAGTAACCGCAAGATCGTCGTCAACGACCCGTTATCCTACAAAGGCATCACCTTCTATCAATCGAGTTACGGTTCGGCCGGAGCGGCAACGTTTAAAATGCGCGTTACTCCCAAGGGGGGCAGCGGACAGATTGTCACCGGACAGGAAGGTGATCATATCCCCTTGCCCAACGGAGGATCGTTCGCGGTCAATGGTTACGCTGCCGAGTATCAGGGGTTCGGCCCGGCGGTGCAGATGCATGTCAACACCCCGGACGGCAAGCATGGTAACCCCTTCGTTGTCTTCCAACGTCACCCGGAATTCGATGCCCGCCGCGGCGGCGACTACGCTTTCGCCCTGCTGGAGTATAACGAGTTACAATACACCGGTCTGCAAGTTAAAAAAGATCCGGGCGTCTGGGTTGTCTGGACAGGCTGCTTCCTGATGATTTTCGGCTCGATGGCCGCTTTCATGCTTGCCCACCGCCGCATCTGGATAGCCATTGTCGCGCGGGGTAACGGCTGCACCGTGCGCTTCGGTGGAACGACCCACCGCAACCGCGCCGCCTTTGACCTTTATCTGGACGAACTGACCACCGCAATCAATTCCACCTTGAACGCCCCTGTGGGCGAGAAATAG
- a CDS encoding AAA family ATPase — protein sequence MARKIFIAATGQNSGKTTTSLSLMHMARKKYRRVGFIKPIGPKPAVFDGISADKDAIVMARVFGLEADLPLMSPFVLHPGDTRRFFDGALNMEIIRADILAAIAALDAKCDFLIIEGAGHSGVGSVLGFGNARIARAAGAKVLMVAGGGLGNVVDAVHMNLALFEKEQVPVAAVLINKIIAEKRERTLDYLNRAFADESFKVIGGFNFQPTLADPTLQRIANVLEIELRATAEEAQRIVHNVQIGAAATQRVAELLKDSTLIIVNSSRDELLVTLANLYQLDEYRKKIVGIIIPGRGDPSDITNKIVLRSGIPFMRAGRTSTSVFEIIKEDVSKLTVEDTHKISLVKELAEKRFDFDAIDALLD from the coding sequence ATGGCGCGCAAAATCTTCATCGCCGCTACCGGCCAGAACAGCGGTAAAACCACCACTTCACTGTCGTTGATGCACATGGCGCGAAAAAAATACCGGCGCGTCGGGTTCATCAAACCGATCGGACCAAAACCGGCGGTGTTTGACGGCATCAGTGCCGATAAAGATGCCATTGTCATGGCCCGCGTTTTCGGTCTGGAAGCGGACCTGCCGCTGATGTCCCCGTTTGTCCTTCACCCAGGCGATACCCGGCGGTTTTTTGATGGTGCCCTGAACATGGAGATCATCCGCGCCGATATCCTCGCGGCCATTGCCGCCCTTGACGCCAAATGTGACTTTCTCATTATCGAGGGGGCGGGCCACTCAGGAGTCGGGTCGGTGCTTGGCTTCGGCAATGCCCGCATTGCCAGGGCCGCTGGTGCCAAGGTGTTGATGGTGGCCGGGGGGGGGCTGGGAAATGTCGTCGACGCGGTGCACATGAATCTGGCGCTCTTTGAAAAAGAACAGGTGCCGGTCGCCGCGGTGTTGATCAACAAGATCATCGCCGAAAAACGTGAACGCACCCTTGACTACCTCAACCGGGCGTTTGCTGACGAGTCGTTCAAAGTAATCGGCGGCTTCAACTTCCAGCCGACCCTCGCCGACCCGACGCTGCAACGCATCGCCAATGTCCTGGAGATCGAGCTGCGGGCTACGGCGGAGGAGGCCCAGCGGATTGTCCACAATGTCCAGATCGGCGCGGCCGCGACCCAGCGCGTCGCGGAATTGCTCAAGGATTCAACGCTGATTATTGTCAACAGCAGCCGCGATGAGCTGCTGGTAACGCTGGCCAACCTGTATCAGCTAGATGAATATCGCAAAAAAATCGTCGGCATCATTATTCCCGGTCGTGGCGATCCCAGCGATATTACCAACAAGATCGTGCTCCGCAGCGGCATCCCTTTCATGCGCGCCGGACGAACCTCGACCTCGGTCTTTGAAATTATCAAGGAAGATGTTTCCAAGCTGACCGTTGAGGATACCCACAAAATTTCACTGGTCAAGGAGTTGGCTGAAAAGCGTTTTGATTTTGATGCCATTGATGCCTTGCTCGATTGA
- a CDS encoding UbiD family decarboxylase, with translation MGYRNLQETVADLERHGQLIRIDTPVDPLLEAGAIQRRVYQAQGPALLFTNVIGSDFPLLGNLFGTLERARFLFRDTLATIRTLVDLKLNPMHLLKHPEDLFRAPRGAWHLLPHKVSGGPILGHQTTIDQLPHVVSWPDDGGAFITLPQVYSEDPRRPGLRASNLGMYRVQLSGNDYRPNHEIGLHYQIHRGIGVHHAAAIERNEPLKVNIFVGGPPALSVAAVMPLPEGMPELAFAGLLGGRRLSTISGANGLAIPAEADFCICGTIDPLRTKPEGPFGDHLGYYSLTHDFPVLTVDHVYHRPGAIWPFTTVGRPPQEDTTFGAFIHELTGPLIPDVLPGVKAVHAVDAAGVHPLLLAIGSERYAPYEAERRPRELLTQANAILGQGQLSLAKYLLIAAEQDAPALDIHDIGAFLRHILQRVDWRRDLHFQTETTIDTLDYSGTALNAGSKVVIAATGPARRELPIELPSDLGLPEGFSAPRVAFPGILAIEGPPCTTRRGHADALLDIFTRCYIAADSINRMPLIVIVDDSAFVARTLGNLLWTVFTRSNPAVDLYGIDAFTRCKHWGCKGSLVIDARLKPHHAPPLIDDPAIEKKVDALGGSGGVLHGVI, from the coding sequence ATGGGCTATCGCAATCTGCAGGAAACTGTCGCCGACCTTGAGCGGCATGGCCAATTAATTCGCATCGACACCCCCGTTGATCCTCTTCTGGAGGCGGGGGCGATTCAGCGCCGCGTCTATCAGGCGCAGGGCCCGGCGCTTCTCTTCACCAATGTCATCGGCAGCGATTTCCCGCTCCTTGGCAACCTCTTTGGTACGCTGGAGCGCGCCCGTTTCCTGTTTCGCGACACCCTCGCCACCATTCGCACCCTGGTTGACCTGAAACTCAACCCCATGCACCTGCTCAAGCATCCCGAGGATCTGTTCAGGGCACCGCGCGGGGCCTGGCATCTGCTGCCGCACAAGGTCTCTGGCGGGCCGATTCTGGGTCACCAGACGACTATCGACCAACTGCCGCACGTCGTCTCGTGGCCCGACGACGGCGGTGCCTTTATCACCCTGCCACAGGTCTATTCGGAAGATCCGCGCCGTCCCGGTTTGCGTGCGTCCAACCTCGGCATGTACCGGGTGCAGCTTTCCGGCAACGACTACCGACCGAATCATGAAATCGGGCTCCACTATCAGATCCATCGCGGTATCGGCGTCCATCACGCCGCCGCGATTGAGCGCAACGAGCCACTCAAGGTCAATATCTTCGTCGGCGGCCCACCGGCCCTCTCCGTTGCTGCGGTGATGCCGCTCCCGGAGGGGATGCCCGAGCTGGCGTTTGCCGGACTCCTCGGCGGGCGGCGGCTGAGCACCATCAGCGGGGCGAACGGTCTGGCGATTCCGGCGGAAGCCGATTTCTGCATCTGCGGCACGATCGACCCGCTACGCACCAAACCGGAAGGCCCGTTCGGCGACCATCTCGGTTATTACAGTCTGACCCACGACTTTCCGGTGCTGACCGTCGACCACGTCTATCATCGTCCCGGCGCGATCTGGCCCTTCACCACCGTCGGGCGTCCGCCGCAGGAAGACACCACCTTCGGCGCCTTCATCCATGAGCTGACCGGCCCGCTGATCCCCGACGTGCTGCCGGGGGTCAAGGCGGTTCACGCTGTTGACGCCGCCGGGGTTCACCCGCTGCTCCTCGCTATCGGCAGCGAGCGCTACGCCCCCTACGAGGCAGAGCGCCGCCCCCGTGAGCTGCTGACCCAGGCCAACGCGATCCTCGGCCAGGGGCAACTCTCCCTCGCCAAATATTTGTTGATCGCCGCCGAACAGGACGCTCCCGCCCTCGATATCCATGACATCGGCGCTTTTTTGCGCCACATTCTGCAACGCGTCGACTGGCGCCGTGACCTGCATTTTCAGACCGAAACCACGATCGACACCCTCGATTATTCCGGCACCGCCCTCAACGCCGGGTCCAAAGTTGTGATTGCCGCCACCGGCCCGGCGCGACGTGAACTGCCGATCGAACTGCCGAGCGACCTCGGTCTGCCGGAAGGGTTCAGCGCCCCGCGCGTCGCCTTCCCCGGCATCCTCGCCATCGAAGGCCCCCCCTGCACCACCCGCCGCGGTCACGCCGATGCGCTCCTCGACATCTTTACCCGCTGTTACATCGCCGCCGATAGCATCAACCGGATGCCGCTGATTGTCATCGTCGACGACAGCGCATTCGTTGCCCGCACGCTGGGGAACCTGCTCTGGACCGTCTTCACCCGTTCCAACCCGGCGGTTGATCTCTACGGTATCGACGCTTTCACCCGCTGTAAACATTGGGGCTGCAAAGGGTCACTGGTGATCGATGCCCGCCTCAAGCCGCATCATGCACCGCCGTTGATCGATGACCCGGCGATTGAGAAAAAGGTCGATGCGTTGGGAGGATCGGGCGGGGTGTTGCACGGGGTGATTTGA
- a CDS encoding type II toxin-antitoxin system VapC family toxin has protein sequence MGSVTIGLDTCVLVYYLERHPNYFKRVADLFEKIEAGEYQAVVSMLALTELLVPLYRAGRGQDAIKLIRTLQNFPNLHLVPIAESTAAGAARYRADYGLKTPDALHLASATHANATIFYTNDHGFKKVDESLIEIRLFLGQD, from the coding sequence ATGGGATCGGTGACCATCGGGCTGGACACCTGTGTCCTCGTCTACTATCTTGAGAGGCATCCGAACTACTTCAAGAGGGTCGCGGATCTGTTTGAGAAGATCGAGGCCGGTGAGTACCAGGCTGTCGTTTCCATGCTGGCACTCACTGAACTGCTCGTACCGCTGTACCGGGCGGGCCGGGGGCAGGACGCGATTAAATTGATTCGCACCCTGCAAAATTTCCCGAATCTTCATCTGGTCCCGATCGCTGAGTCCACCGCCGCCGGAGCTGCCCGCTATCGAGCCGACTACGGACTGAAGACCCCGGACGCATTACATCTGGCCAGCGCAACTCATGCCAACGCGACGATCTTCTACACCAACGACCATGGGTTCAAGAAGGTGGATGAGTCCCTGATTGAGATCCGTCTGTTTCTCGGACAAGACTAA
- a CDS encoding AbrB/MazE/SpoVT family DNA-binding domain-containing protein, whose translation MPLVKLSSKNQIVIPSSVREQLGLHAGDELEVSVVDGKAIIDKAVKSYASQLLEQPAHIFSGYADELRQERDQWDR comes from the coding sequence ATGCCACTGGTAAAACTGAGCAGCAAAAACCAGATCGTCATCCCGAGCAGTGTACGCGAACAACTCGGTCTCCATGCCGGGGACGAACTGGAAGTGAGTGTGGTTGACGGCAAGGCGATCATTGACAAGGCTGTAAAATCGTATGCCAGCCAATTGCTTGAGCAGCCAGCGCATATCTTCAGCGGCTACGCTGACGAGCTGCGGCAGGAGCGTGATCAATGGGATCGGTGA
- a CDS encoding winged helix-turn-helix transcriptional regulator, translated as MEELDLIEGSVKTPVKTSDLIMAVLRETPSSTLAEVAATIGKSVSAVERSSAKLVDAGKLRYVGPKKGGHWEVLE; from the coding sequence GTGGAAGAACTGGACCTGATTGAAGGTTCAGTAAAAACGCCGGTAAAAACGTCCGACCTGATCATGGCAGTCCTCCGGGAAACGCCGAGTTCCACCCTGGCCGAGGTGGCGGCCACCATTGGTAAATCGGTTAGCGCCGTTGAACGATCCAGCGCCAAACTGGTTGATGCCGGAAAGCTGCGCTATGTCGGCCCCAAAAAAGGTGGTCACTGGGAGGTACTGGAATGA
- a CDS encoding winged helix-turn-helix transcriptional regulator — protein sequence MNVLDALNRFTPKRNNGIDLCLTLGTLYLLVKYLLFSLVVSLKILLETNVKQILCQPVELNDGQAAGDYRCTVAVTLDVIGGKWKAVILWQLTFKTLRFSQLRRRLPGITQKMLTQQLRELERNGVVHREVFAEVPPRVEYSLTDSGRSLQPILHMMCEWGKGFSTPQADA from the coding sequence ATGAATGTGCTTGACGCGTTAAACAGATTTACACCTAAACGCAACAACGGTATTGACTTGTGCCTCACCCTAGGAACATTATATCTATTAGTCAAGTACCTACTTTTTAGTTTGGTAGTATCTTTAAAGATACTATTGGAGACCAACGTGAAGCAAATTCTCTGTCAGCCGGTAGAACTGAACGACGGTCAAGCTGCCGGCGATTATCGCTGCACCGTCGCCGTTACCCTCGATGTTATCGGTGGCAAATGGAAAGCGGTGATCCTCTGGCAGCTGACTTTCAAGACCCTCCGCTTCAGTCAACTACGCCGCCGCCTCCCCGGCATCACCCAGAAAATGCTCACCCAGCAGCTGCGCGAGCTGGAACGCAATGGCGTCGTTCACCGCGAAGTCTTCGCCGAGGTTCCGCCGCGCGTCGAATATTCGCTGACCGACAGCGGCCGCAGTTTGCAGCCGATTCTGCACATGATGTGCGAATGGGGAAAGGGCTTCTCTACCCCCCAAGCAGACGCATAG
- a CDS encoding YhdH/YhfP family quinone oxidoreductase, whose amino-acid sequence MAIPFKAMLVEESAPKVYTRSIVERTTDDLPPGKLLVRVRYSSLNYKDALSAIGNKGVTRNYPHTPGIDAAGDVVECSDDSFVPGDEVVLTGFDLGMNTPGGYGQYVRVPSTWALKVPEGLTARECMMIGTAGFTAGLSVLRLTHLVKPEDGEILVTGATGGVGSVAVAILGKLGYTVVAATGKATEAAFLKSLGATEVIDRAAVLAGQERPMLKERWAGVIDCVGGDTLATALKATRYGGVVTCCGLVGSPDLNVNVFPFILRGVRLIGIDSVECPLKPRHKVWDKLAAEWKPAQLEALTSECGLGELDDKIAAILKGGLRGRTLVNLDK is encoded by the coding sequence ATGGCGATTCCGTTCAAGGCCATGCTGGTCGAAGAATCCGCACCAAAAGTTTATACCCGTTCGATTGTCGAGCGCACGACCGATGATCTGCCTCCGGGCAAGCTGCTGGTGCGGGTGCGCTACTCGTCGTTGAATTATAAAGATGCACTTTCGGCGATCGGCAACAAAGGGGTTACGCGCAATTATCCGCATACTCCAGGGATTGACGCTGCCGGTGATGTGGTTGAGTGCAGCGATGACAGTTTTGTCCCAGGTGACGAAGTGGTGTTGACCGGCTTTGACCTCGGCATGAATACGCCCGGCGGTTACGGCCAATATGTGCGTGTCCCTTCGACCTGGGCGCTGAAAGTGCCTGAAGGATTGACTGCCCGTGAGTGCATGATGATCGGTACGGCGGGGTTTACCGCCGGGCTCTCGGTGCTGCGGTTGACCCATCTGGTCAAGCCGGAGGACGGCGAAATTCTGGTTACCGGGGCGACTGGCGGAGTCGGTTCGGTGGCGGTGGCGATTCTCGGCAAGCTTGGTTACACTGTTGTTGCGGCAACGGGCAAGGCGACGGAGGCCGCGTTTCTCAAAAGTCTCGGTGCAACTGAAGTCATCGACCGCGCGGCGGTCCTTGCCGGGCAGGAACGGCCGATGCTCAAGGAGCGCTGGGCGGGGGTGATCGATTGCGTCGGTGGCGACACCCTGGCGACGGCGCTCAAGGCGACCAGATATGGCGGGGTGGTGACCTGCTGCGGACTGGTCGGTTCCCCCGATCTCAACGTCAACGTCTTCCCCTTCATTCTGCGCGGCGTCCGCCTGATCGGGATCGATTCGGTTGAGTGTCCGCTCAAGCCGCGGCACAAGGTCTGGGACAAACTGGCGGCAGAATGGAAACCGGCCCAGCTGGAAGCGTTGACCAGCGAGTGTGGTCTGGGTGAACTTGATGACAAAATCGCTGCGATCCTCAAGGGAGGGTTGCGCGGCCGGACTTTGGTTAATCTCGACAAATAG
- a CDS encoding enoyl-CoA hydratase/isomerase family protein: MNYKNFQVAIDGRVASVTIDNPKALNAMSQPMMEDFGRIMTELAGATDVGAIILTGAGEKAFMAGGDIAGMQPLGAFEARAVALKSQDIYRQIEGCATPVICAINGYVLGGGCELAMCCDIRIAAEHARFGQPEIKIGIIPGFGGTQRLARLVGLGAARKMIYTGEMIDAAEALRIGLADIVVPAAELMSEARKLAASIAEKSSVAIGLAKQAINNGYSMDLNRACAYEAEQFGLCFASYDQKEGMLAFLEKRPAKFEHR, encoded by the coding sequence ATGAACTACAAAAATTTTCAGGTTGCAATCGATGGCCGCGTGGCCAGCGTGACGATTGACAATCCCAAGGCGCTCAATGCCATGTCACAGCCGATGATGGAGGACTTTGGGCGCATCATGACGGAGCTTGCCGGAGCGACCGACGTCGGCGCGATTATCCTCACCGGGGCCGGGGAAAAGGCCTTCATGGCGGGGGGCGATATCGCCGGGATGCAGCCGCTGGGCGCTTTTGAAGCGCGCGCGGTCGCGCTCAAGTCACAGGATATTTATCGCCAGATTGAGGGCTGCGCAACCCCGGTGATCTGTGCAATCAACGGCTATGTCCTGGGGGGTGGCTGTGAGCTGGCGATGTGCTGCGATATCCGTATCGCCGCCGAGCATGCCCGGTTCGGGCAGCCGGAAATCAAGATCGGCATCATCCCCGGCTTCGGCGGCACGCAGCGGCTGGCGCGGCTGGTCGGCCTCGGTGCGGCGCGTAAAATGATCTACACCGGCGAGATGATTGACGCCGCCGAGGCGCTACGCATCGGTCTGGCGGACATCGTCGTTCCGGCGGCCGAGCTGATGAGCGAAGCCCGGAAATTGGCGGCGTCAATTGCCGAAAAAAGCTCCGTCGCCATCGGCCTGGCGAAACAGGCGATCAATAACGGCTATTCGATGGATCTCAATCGCGCCTGCGCCTACGAGGCCGAGCAGTTTGGGCTGTGTTTCGCGTCCTATGATCAGAAGGAAGGGATGCTCGCCTTTCTGGAAAAACGCCCGGCAAAATTTGAACATCGCTGA